Proteins encoded by one window of Streptacidiphilus sp. PB12-B1b:
- a CDS encoding VOC family protein: MAVRRLNHAVLYIRDVPRAVEFYTDVLGFEVSAEYDGRAAFLRAAGTLNDHDLGLFAVGGQAAGPVPGQVGLYHLAWEAGTLGDLAAIGAKLQARGALVGASDHGVSKSFYAKDPDGIEFEVMWRVPREEWPTDHAGVERLDLDAALTRWGADLPTGAAAGSAT, encoded by the coding sequence ATGGCCGTCCGCCGCCTCAACCACGCCGTGCTCTACATCCGGGACGTCCCGCGCGCCGTCGAGTTCTACACCGACGTCCTGGGCTTCGAGGTCTCCGCCGAGTACGACGGACGGGCCGCGTTCCTGCGCGCCGCCGGCACCCTGAACGACCACGACCTCGGCCTGTTCGCGGTCGGCGGCCAGGCCGCAGGCCCGGTCCCCGGCCAGGTCGGCCTCTACCACCTGGCCTGGGAGGCCGGCACGCTCGGCGACCTCGCCGCGATCGGCGCCAAGCTCCAGGCCCGGGGCGCGCTGGTCGGCGCCAGCGACCACGGCGTCAGCAAGTCCTTCTACGCCAAGGACCCCGACGGCATCGAGTTCGAGGTCATGTGGCGCGTCCCGCGCGAGGAGTGGCCGACCGACCACGCCGGCGTCGAGCGCCTCGACCTCGACGCCGCCCTCACCCGCTGGGGCGCCGACCTCCCCACCGGCGCCGCCGCCGGCTCCGCCACCTGA
- a CDS encoding glycosyltransferase 87 family protein yields MTTTHVPEAARKLTAVSPVHAGPRRLPWVLGALVCAGWAGFFPLFSDLGPQRSWGLIAAGGYLLAAGAAGFAPRHHAPRIAVAVALLGAVAVPLAVMLATGAAQSEVHVVQNSAAQLLRTGSPYLPNPRHVIGYDPYLPAMALFGLPRAWLGSAGAAQFLGDARPWFLAVFVGCLATSWRLLRPARNGTARGGAARGGAAAPPVRCWFALAAVAATPLIALTVAVSGVDLPLIGCCLLGLACAERGYAVRAGLVIALACALKWTAWPALPVALLLLQQRHGLRTAARCALVALAAGALLIVPSVLVSPGAVVEQVVRFPLGLSRMHTPANSPLPGHLLAELGPAGRTASLVLLGLGGAAVALWLFLRPPRTAVQAADRLAAGVAVAFLLAPAGRFGYLELPVLLFLWPRLALGSLRPPSFAVLRRRRPAVRSLRRSSGSPRSARSTPGIVSQEDVVLPLSS; encoded by the coding sequence GTGACGACGACCCATGTCCCGGAAGCGGCCAGGAAGCTCACCGCCGTCAGTCCCGTGCACGCCGGCCCGCGCCGCCTGCCCTGGGTCCTGGGGGCCCTGGTCTGCGCCGGATGGGCCGGATTCTTCCCGCTCTTCTCCGACCTCGGCCCGCAGCGCAGCTGGGGCCTGATCGCGGCCGGCGGCTACCTGCTGGCCGCCGGCGCGGCCGGTTTCGCGCCGCGCCACCACGCCCCCCGGATCGCCGTCGCCGTCGCCCTGCTGGGCGCGGTCGCGGTCCCGCTGGCGGTGATGCTGGCCACCGGCGCGGCCCAGTCCGAGGTGCACGTCGTGCAGAACTCCGCGGCGCAGCTGCTGCGCACCGGCAGCCCGTACCTGCCCAACCCGCGGCACGTCATCGGCTACGACCCCTACCTCCCGGCGATGGCCCTGTTCGGCCTGCCGCGGGCCTGGCTGGGCAGCGCGGGCGCCGCGCAGTTCCTCGGCGACGCCCGGCCGTGGTTCCTGGCGGTCTTCGTCGGCTGCCTGGCCACCAGCTGGCGGCTGCTGCGCCCGGCCCGGAACGGGACGGCTCGGGGCGGGGCAGCCCGGGGCGGGGCCGCCGCACCGCCGGTCCGCTGTTGGTTCGCGCTGGCCGCCGTCGCGGCCACCCCGCTGATCGCGCTGACCGTCGCGGTCAGCGGCGTCGACCTGCCGCTGATCGGCTGCTGCCTGCTCGGACTGGCCTGCGCCGAGCGCGGGTACGCCGTCCGGGCCGGGCTGGTGATCGCCCTGGCCTGCGCGCTCAAGTGGACCGCCTGGCCCGCCCTCCCGGTCGCCCTGCTGCTGCTCCAGCAGCGCCACGGGCTGCGGACGGCGGCCCGCTGCGCGCTGGTGGCGCTGGCCGCGGGCGCGCTGCTGATCGTCCCGTCGGTGCTGGTCAGCCCGGGCGCGGTGGTCGAGCAGGTGGTCCGCTTCCCGCTCGGCCTGTCCCGCATGCACACCCCCGCCAACAGCCCGCTGCCCGGGCACCTGCTGGCCGAGCTGGGCCCGGCCGGGCGGACCGCCTCGCTGGTGCTGCTGGGCCTGGGCGGCGCGGCCGTCGCGCTGTGGCTGTTCCTGCGGCCGCCGCGCACCGCCGTGCAGGCTGCGGACCGGCTGGCGGCGGGCGTGGCGGTGGCCTTCCTGCTGGCCCCGGCCGGACGCTTCGGCTACCTGGAGCTGCCGGTGCTGCTGTTCCTGTGGCCCCGGCTGGCGCTGGGCTCGCTGCGCCCGCCCTCCTTCGCCGTCCTCCGGAGGCGCCGACCGGCCGTCCGCAGTCTCCGGCGGAGCAGCGGAAGCCCCCGGAGTGCCCGGAGCACCCCGGGAATAGTTTCCCAGGAAGACGTTGTTCTCCCGCTCAGTAGCTGA
- a CDS encoding response regulator transcription factor, with the protein MGDSVRVLLVDDQEMVRDGLGALLASAPDIELVGEAGDGLLAVQLAAELRPDVVVMDIRMPGMDGLTATARILGDALPGEAPGPGRPRVLILTTFDLDEYVYEALARGASGFLLKDAPARDLINAVRVIASGEALLAPSVTRRLIDDVARRRRSGTLRPEAAATLTVRELDVLRQVARGLSNGEIADELFLSEQTIKTHVGRILAKLELRDRTQAVVFAYENGLVGGLGEAG; encoded by the coding sequence ATGGGCGACAGCGTCCGGGTGCTGCTGGTGGACGACCAGGAGATGGTGCGCGACGGGCTCGGGGCGCTGCTCGCCTCCGCCCCCGACATCGAGCTGGTCGGCGAGGCCGGTGACGGCCTCCTGGCCGTCCAGCTCGCCGCCGAGCTGCGGCCGGACGTGGTGGTCATGGACATCCGCATGCCCGGCATGGACGGCCTCACCGCGACCGCCCGCATCCTCGGCGACGCGCTCCCCGGCGAGGCGCCCGGCCCGGGCCGCCCGCGCGTGCTCATCCTCACCACCTTCGACCTGGACGAGTACGTCTACGAGGCGCTCGCCCGGGGCGCCAGCGGCTTCCTGCTCAAGGACGCCCCCGCCCGGGACCTGATCAACGCCGTCCGGGTGATCGCCTCCGGCGAGGCGCTGCTGGCCCCGTCCGTGACCCGCCGGCTGATCGACGACGTGGCCCGGCGCCGCCGCTCCGGCACGCTGCGCCCGGAGGCCGCCGCCACCCTCACCGTCCGCGAGCTGGACGTGCTGCGGCAGGTCGCCCGGGGCCTGTCCAACGGCGAGATCGCCGACGAGCTGTTCCTGTCGGAGCAGACCATCAAGACCCACGTCGGCCGGATACTGGCCAAGCTGGAGCTGCGCGACCGGACCCAGGCCGTGGTCTTCGCGTACGAGAACGGCCTGGTCGGCGGCCTGGGCGAGGCGGGCTGA
- a CDS encoding sensor histidine kinase, translating to MDGVLRRLSTRALARAGTFVQILRKAGWAAPDQRVFLLPSLVGPRLRYALAMVCAACVFILTETADGQLNQLVPGSLAWALAGLQVLPLLLAASRPLAAWRICAVGLTLTTFAEVGHAPTPFWPWPVSGCIAYVALLFITAQVYGRDVAVGVDVLTAGAVLLPAVPLVGLPPVVLAVAAVVVTLVLVLGESIHSRREAERHLVQAEEQRRAGLARQAVLEERSRIARELHDVVAHHMSMIAIQAEAAPYKEPGLPEQTLRTFGAIREASTTALTEMRRVIGLLREDDENAERAPQPGIDRIPEMVRAARQAGMQVDLTLTAGPERPPAVVDVSVYRIVQEALSNAGRHAPGARVEVEVLRTERGVQVYVADDGRSNGGPVLGGNGGHGLTGMRERAAMLGGTLRAHPREHGGFEVTAELPLDGVPDQRRGEHSTAASEEN from the coding sequence ATGGATGGAGTCCTCCGGCGGCTGAGCACTCGCGCCCTCGCCCGCGCCGGCACCTTCGTACAGATCCTCCGCAAGGCCGGGTGGGCCGCCCCCGACCAGCGGGTGTTCCTGCTCCCCTCGCTGGTCGGCCCGCGCCTGCGGTACGCCCTCGCCATGGTGTGCGCCGCCTGCGTCTTCATCCTCACCGAGACCGCCGACGGCCAGCTCAACCAGCTCGTCCCCGGCAGCCTCGCCTGGGCCCTGGCCGGGCTGCAGGTGCTGCCGCTGCTGCTGGCCGCCTCCCGCCCGCTGGCCGCCTGGCGGATCTGCGCGGTCGGCCTCACCCTCACCACCTTCGCCGAGGTCGGGCACGCCCCCACCCCGTTCTGGCCCTGGCCGGTCAGCGGCTGCATCGCCTACGTCGCGCTGCTGTTCATCACCGCCCAGGTCTACGGCCGGGACGTCGCCGTCGGCGTGGACGTGCTCACCGCGGGGGCGGTGCTGCTCCCGGCCGTCCCGCTGGTCGGGCTGCCGCCGGTGGTGCTCGCGGTGGCCGCCGTGGTGGTCACCCTGGTGTTGGTCCTGGGCGAGTCCATCCACTCGCGCCGCGAGGCCGAGCGGCACCTGGTCCAGGCCGAGGAGCAGCGCCGGGCCGGCCTGGCCCGGCAGGCCGTGCTGGAGGAGCGCTCACGGATCGCCCGCGAGCTGCACGACGTGGTCGCGCACCACATGTCGATGATCGCCATCCAGGCCGAGGCCGCCCCCTACAAGGAGCCCGGCCTGCCCGAGCAGACGCTGCGCACCTTCGGCGCCATCCGCGAGGCGTCCACCACCGCGCTGACCGAGATGCGCCGGGTCATCGGCCTGCTGCGCGAGGACGACGAGAACGCCGAGCGCGCGCCGCAGCCCGGCATCGACCGGATCCCGGAGATGGTCCGCGCCGCCCGGCAGGCCGGCATGCAGGTCGACCTCACCCTCACCGCCGGTCCCGAGCGGCCGCCCGCCGTCGTCGACGTCTCGGTGTACCGCATCGTGCAGGAGGCGCTGAGCAACGCCGGACGCCACGCGCCCGGCGCCCGGGTCGAGGTCGAGGTGCTGCGCACCGAGCGCGGCGTCCAGGTGTACGTCGCCGACGACGGCCGCTCCAACGGCGGCCCGGTCCTCGGCGGCAACGGCGGCCACGGCCTCACTGGCATGCGCGAGCGCGCCGCGATGCTGGGCGGCACGCTGCGCGCCCACCCGCGCGAGCACGGAGGCTTCGAGGTGACCGCCGAGCTGCCGCTCGACGGCGTACCGGACCAGCGGCGCGGAGAGCACTCCACGGCCGCGAGCGAAGAGAACTGA
- the rbsK gene encoding ribokinase yields MIAVVGSVNLDLVVPVPHHPGPGETVLGGALAEHPGGKGANQAVAAARLGAQVAMVAMVGADAIGGRLRAALEREGVDVERVLREEGLASGQALVAVDRATGENSIIVSPGANSALAAEHCAAAGALLRDANVTLLQQEVPDETVEAAARLAAGLVLLNPAPARPLTPALLEMVDVLVPNRAELAALVGRPLPDLHDVADAARTLRGPAAVVVTLGADGALLCEEGAVHVVPPLPVTPVDTTAAGDAFCGALAVALAEGRPLHEAARRANAAAALSTTRPGAQPSLPTRTEVEHLLAHPF; encoded by the coding sequence ATGATCGCAGTGGTGGGGAGCGTCAATCTCGACCTGGTCGTGCCGGTCCCGCACCACCCCGGACCGGGGGAGACGGTGCTGGGCGGCGCGCTGGCCGAGCATCCGGGCGGCAAGGGCGCCAACCAGGCGGTGGCGGCGGCCCGGCTCGGGGCCCAGGTCGCCATGGTGGCCATGGTCGGCGCGGACGCCATCGGCGGGCGGCTGCGGGCGGCGCTGGAACGCGAGGGGGTGGACGTCGAGCGGGTGCTCCGGGAGGAAGGGCTGGCCAGCGGGCAGGCGCTGGTCGCGGTGGACCGCGCCACCGGGGAGAACTCGATCATCGTCAGCCCCGGCGCGAACAGTGCTCTCGCAGCGGAGCACTGCGCCGCCGCCGGAGCACTGCTCCGCGACGCGAACGTCACCCTGCTGCAGCAGGAGGTCCCCGACGAGACCGTCGAGGCAGCGGCCCGGCTCGCGGCCGGCCTGGTGCTGCTCAACCCCGCCCCCGCCCGCCCGCTCACCCCGGCCCTGCTGGAGATGGTCGACGTGCTGGTGCCCAACCGCGCGGAGCTGGCCGCCCTGGTCGGCCGACCGCTGCCGGACCTGCACGACGTCGCCGACGCGGCCCGCACCCTGCGCGGCCCGGCCGCCGTCGTGGTCACCCTCGGCGCGGACGGAGCACTGCTCTGCGAGGAGGGCGCTGTTCACGTCGTCCCGCCGCTGCCGGTGACCCCGGTCGACACCACCGCCGCCGGGGACGCCTTCTGCGGCGCGCTGGCCGTCGCCCTCGCCGAGGGCCGCCCGCTGCACGAGGCCGCCCGCCGGGCCAACGCCGCCGCCGCCCTGAGCACCACCCGCCCCGGAGCCCAGCCCTCCCTCCCGACCCGCACCGAAGTCGAACACCTGCTCGCCCACCCCTTCTGA
- a CDS encoding penicillin-binding transpeptidase domain-containing protein: protein MSPFGRGREEQPPAGAVRLTLARTARRAGLFCLLLVVALLVNLTLVQVVQAPHYNDSQANQRAVLARYAQPRGDIVVGGSPVTGSRATGGSFDYVRTYTDGPLYAPVTGLSSQTYGNTLLEGVEDGVLSGTDSRLPVYPLLNAVTREQVPGGKVITTINARAQRAAFAGLGGKRGAVAAIEPATGRILALVSTPSYNPGSVAGTGPAVTAAWNGLTADPTQPMLNRALRQTYPPGSTFKLVTASAGLAKGVYSGIDVPTDSPDPYTPADTTVPLVNESASDPCRDATLRVALEVSCNTVYGKLGVDVGEAGMVRMAQAYGFNQTGQVIPVGVSRSVFPTGLTGQAYLALSSIGQYDTAATPLQMAEVAAAIADNGTLMQPQLVSSLTRSDGTAVQTYHPRVFSHPVSADVAAELQQMMVGVVTDPLGTGGNAAIPGVTVGGKTGTAQNGVNNAGTPYAWFVSFARPSGAAVAPVAVAVVVEDSNADRADVSGGGLAAPVARAVMQAVLNG from the coding sequence ATGAGTCCGTTCGGTCGCGGCCGAGAGGAGCAGCCCCCGGCGGGCGCGGTACGGCTGACCCTGGCCCGGACCGCACGCCGGGCCGGGCTGTTCTGCCTGCTGCTGGTGGTGGCGCTGCTGGTGAACCTCACCCTGGTGCAGGTCGTCCAGGCCCCGCACTACAACGACAGCCAGGCCAACCAGCGCGCGGTGCTGGCCCGCTACGCGCAGCCGCGCGGCGACATCGTCGTCGGCGGCAGCCCGGTCACCGGCTCCCGGGCCACCGGCGGCAGCTTCGACTACGTCCGCACCTACACCGACGGCCCGCTGTACGCGCCGGTCACGGGCCTGTCCTCGCAGACCTACGGCAACACCCTGCTGGAGGGCGTCGAGGACGGCGTGCTCTCCGGGACGGACAGCCGGCTGCCGGTGTACCCGCTGCTGAACGCCGTCACCCGGGAGCAGGTGCCCGGCGGCAAGGTGATCACCACCATCAACGCCAGGGCCCAGCGGGCCGCCTTCGCCGGGCTGGGCGGCAAGCGCGGCGCGGTGGCCGCGATCGAGCCCGCCACCGGCCGGATCCTGGCCCTGGTCAGCACCCCCTCGTACAACCCGGGCAGCGTCGCCGGGACCGGCCCGGCGGTGACCGCCGCCTGGAACGGCCTGACCGCCGACCCGACCCAGCCGATGCTGAACCGGGCGCTGCGGCAGACCTATCCGCCGGGCTCCACCTTCAAGCTGGTCACCGCCTCGGCCGGGCTGGCCAAGGGCGTCTACAGCGGCATCGACGTGCCGACCGACTCGCCCGACCCGTACACGCCCGCCGACACCACCGTGCCCCTCGTCAACGAGAGCGCCTCCGACCCCTGCCGGGACGCCACCCTGCGGGTCGCGCTGGAGGTCTCCTGCAACACCGTCTACGGCAAGCTCGGCGTCGACGTCGGCGAGGCCGGCATGGTGCGGATGGCCCAGGCGTACGGCTTCAACCAGACCGGCCAGGTGATCCCGGTCGGGGTGTCCCGCAGCGTCTTCCCGACCGGGCTGACCGGCCAGGCGTACCTGGCGCTGTCCTCGATCGGGCAGTACGACACGGCGGCCACCCCGCTGCAGATGGCCGAGGTGGCGGCGGCCATCGCCGACAACGGCACGCTGATGCAGCCGCAGCTGGTCAGTTCGCTGACCCGGTCCGACGGCACCGCCGTGCAGACCTACCACCCCAGGGTCTTCTCGCACCCGGTCTCGGCGGACGTCGCCGCCGAGCTGCAGCAGATGATGGTGGGCGTGGTCACCGACCCGCTGGGCACCGGCGGCAACGCCGCCATCCCGGGCGTGACCGTCGGCGGCAAGACCGGCACCGCCCAGAACGGTGTCAACAACGCCGGTACTCCGTACGCGTGGTTCGTCTCCTTCGCCCGGCCGAGCGGGGCGGCGGTGGCGCCGGTGGCGGTGGCCGTGGTGGTCGAGGACAGCAACGCCGACCGGGCCGACGTCAGCGGCGGCGGACTGGCCGCGCCGGTGGCCCGAGCGGTGATGCAGGCTGTACTCAACGGTTGA
- a CDS encoding FtsW/RodA/SpoVE family cell cycle protein produces the protein MAAATAPAAAPPQPRVPTRRTTELLLVVAAVLIAAFGYADTGYAIDGRVPADTVRYTAGLGVLALLAHLAVRLRARWADPLLLPLAVLLNGLGLVVIYRLDRATATSSAPSQLLWSALGGVLFIAVVLFLRDYRVLQRYGYVCAFFAIVLMIVPVFLPAVYGAKIWIKAGPLSFQPGEIAKIALAVFFASYLAVNRDALALTGRRIWRIELPRGRDLGPILVVWLVSSGVLFLEQDLGTSLIFFGMFVIMLYVATGRTGWIAVGLILVAAAVVPVALFEPHVHSRFVDWLDPMRSIGLDQGPGQLAQSLFAFAAGGLLGTGLGQGHSYLIGFAVKSDWILATFGEELGLAGLAALLLAYAVLVVRGYRAGIMLRDPFGRLLSIGLASLLALQVFVVTGGVTDLIPLTGMTMPFLAQGGSSLVTNWVLVALLIRTSDAARRPELPPAPPPEDPPLPGPPRPPGEPRPTAPPGADAPTQGVPKV, from the coding sequence ATGGCCGCAGCGACCGCGCCCGCAGCCGCGCCCCCGCAGCCCCGGGTGCCCACCCGCCGGACGACGGAACTGCTGCTGGTCGTCGCCGCGGTGCTGATCGCCGCCTTCGGCTACGCCGACACCGGCTACGCCATCGACGGCCGGGTGCCCGCCGACACCGTCAGGTACACGGCCGGGCTGGGCGTCCTGGCCCTGCTGGCGCACCTGGCCGTACGGCTGCGGGCGCGCTGGGCCGATCCGCTGCTGCTGCCGCTGGCGGTACTGCTCAACGGCCTCGGCCTGGTCGTCATCTACCGGCTCGACCGGGCCACGGCCACCTCCTCCGCCCCCTCCCAGCTGCTCTGGTCGGCGCTGGGCGGGGTGCTGTTCATCGCGGTGGTGCTGTTCCTGCGGGACTACCGGGTGCTGCAGCGCTACGGCTACGTGTGCGCCTTCTTCGCCATCGTCCTGATGATCGTCCCGGTGTTCCTGCCGGCCGTGTACGGGGCCAAGATCTGGATCAAGGCCGGGCCGCTCTCCTTCCAGCCCGGCGAGATCGCCAAGATCGCGCTGGCGGTGTTCTTCGCCTCCTACCTGGCCGTCAACCGGGACGCGCTGGCGCTGACCGGCCGCCGGATCTGGCGGATCGAGCTGCCGCGTGGCCGGGATCTGGGCCCGATCCTGGTGGTCTGGCTGGTCAGCTCGGGCGTGCTGTTCCTGGAGCAGGACCTCGGCACCTCGCTGATCTTCTTCGGCATGTTCGTGATCATGCTGTACGTGGCCACCGGGCGGACCGGCTGGATCGCGGTCGGGCTGATCCTGGTGGCCGCCGCGGTCGTCCCGGTCGCGCTGTTCGAGCCGCACGTGCACAGCCGCTTCGTGGACTGGCTCGACCCCATGCGCAGCATCGGCCTGGACCAGGGCCCCGGGCAGCTCGCCCAGTCGCTGTTCGCCTTCGCCGCCGGGGGACTGCTGGGCACCGGCCTGGGCCAGGGCCACTCGTACCTGATCGGCTTCGCGGTGAAGTCCGACTGGATCCTGGCCACCTTCGGCGAGGAGCTGGGGCTGGCCGGCCTGGCGGCGCTGCTGCTGGCGTACGCGGTGCTGGTGGTGCGCGGCTACCGGGCCGGGATCATGCTGCGCGACCCGTTCGGACGGCTGCTCTCGATCGGCCTGGCCTCGCTGCTGGCGCTGCAGGTGTTCGTGGTCACCGGCGGCGTCACCGACCTCATCCCGCTGACCGGGATGACCATGCCGTTCCTGGCGCAGGGCGGCTCCTCGCTGGTCACCAACTGGGTGCTGGTGGCGCTGCTGATCCGCACCAGCGACGCCGCCCGGCGGCCCGAGCTGCCGCCCGCCCCGCCGCCCGAGGACCCGCCGCTCCCCGGGCCCCCGCGGCCGCCCGGGGAACCGCGGCCCACTGCACCGCCCGGCGCGGACGCACCGACCCAGGGAGTGCCCAAGGTATGA
- a CDS encoding DUF1269 domain-containing protein, translating into MSNLIAVAYPDVATAEKVRALLGDLQKQKLIQVEDAVVVERREDGKVKLHQAVSTTGVGAAGGALWGGLIGLIFLMPFLGAAIGGAAGAAVGSAQDYGVDNDFMRRVGEHLTPGAAALFVLVQQSVPEKVIPQVAPFGGQLIQTSLSDEAEAHLREAVRAAQS; encoded by the coding sequence ATGAGCAACCTGATCGCCGTCGCCTATCCGGATGTCGCCACCGCCGAGAAGGTCCGTGCCCTGCTCGGGGACCTGCAGAAGCAGAAGCTGATCCAGGTCGAGGACGCCGTCGTGGTCGAACGCCGGGAGGACGGCAAGGTCAAGCTGCACCAGGCGGTCAGCACCACCGGCGTCGGCGCGGCCGGGGGCGCGCTCTGGGGCGGCCTCATCGGGCTGATCTTCCTGATGCCGTTCCTCGGTGCGGCCATCGGCGGCGCGGCCGGCGCGGCCGTCGGCTCCGCCCAGGACTACGGCGTGGACAACGACTTCATGCGCAGGGTCGGCGAGCACCTCACCCCCGGCGCGGCCGCCCTGTTCGTGCTGGTCCAGCAGTCCGTCCCGGAGAAGGTCATCCCGCAGGTCGCCCCCTTCGGCGGCCAGCTGATCCAGACCTCGCTGAGCGACGAGGCCGAGGCCCACCTGCGCGAGGCCGTCCGGGCCGCCCAGTCCTGA
- a CDS encoding ATP-binding protein — protein sequence MSRVPWRLLSPAAVSRALRQGPSGGLRVRFAVAFAGVAALVAVLVGGLGYDSAASMIRRDRTSDFTDSLNSLRSSVEGNTLKPASFLPTKGNNLRDTLIQSGDIGIQVLGPTGQVLDTANTDRLPVSATDIAYARARTAGHDHTITEVTAGSHYRVVTVSLGGGRGAVQLSQLLTDTDQLLEALLHRIAELAGVVVLLAGASGWWLAGRITRRLVSLTGAAEHVASTGQLDVDVPRRGADEIGRLGRAFDDMLGRLARSKDDQRRLVQDAGHELRTPLTSLRTNIAALPRLDQLPPESRDGLLEDLATETRELTVLVNELVELAADRREAEEPTEVQLDALAERVAELARRRTGREIVVVARPSPVTARPQALQRALSNLVENAAKFAPGDSQILLTVDAGRVAVLDRGPGIDEADLDRVFNRFYRATRARSLPGSGLGLSIVREVAESHGGRAFAHNRPGGGAEIGFTLRTDPVDPAAPTRRPTNRTRG from the coding sequence GTGAGCCGGGTGCCGTGGCGCCTGCTGTCGCCGGCGGCCGTGAGCCGGGCGCTGCGCCAGGGGCCCTCCGGCGGGCTCCGGGTGCGCTTCGCGGTGGCCTTCGCCGGGGTGGCCGCGCTGGTCGCGGTGCTGGTCGGGGGCCTGGGGTACGACTCCGCGGCGAGCATGATCCGGCGCGACCGCACCAGCGACTTCACCGACTCGCTGAACAGCCTGCGCTCCTCGGTCGAGGGCAACACGCTGAAGCCCGCCAGCTTCCTGCCGACCAAGGGCAACAACCTGCGGGACACGCTGATCCAGTCCGGCGACATCGGCATCCAGGTGCTCGGCCCGACCGGGCAGGTGCTGGACACCGCCAACACCGACCGGCTGCCGGTCAGCGCCACCGACATCGCGTACGCCAGGGCGCGGACGGCCGGGCACGACCACACCATCACCGAGGTGACCGCGGGCAGCCACTACCGGGTGGTGACCGTCTCGCTGGGCGGCGGTCGCGGGGCGGTGCAGCTCAGCCAGCTGCTCACCGACACCGACCAGTTGCTGGAGGCGCTGCTGCACCGCATCGCCGAGCTGGCCGGGGTGGTGGTGCTGCTGGCCGGGGCGTCCGGCTGGTGGCTGGCCGGGCGGATCACCCGGCGGCTGGTCAGCCTCACCGGCGCGGCCGAGCACGTCGCCTCCACCGGCCAGCTGGACGTGGACGTGCCCCGGCGCGGCGCCGACGAGATCGGACGGCTCGGGCGGGCCTTCGACGACATGCTCGGCCGGCTGGCCCGCTCCAAGGACGACCAGCGCCGCCTGGTCCAGGACGCCGGGCACGAGCTGCGCACCCCGCTGACCTCGCTGCGCACCAACATCGCCGCCCTGCCCCGGCTCGACCAGCTGCCGCCGGAGTCCCGCGACGGCCTGCTGGAGGACCTGGCGACCGAGACCCGCGAGCTGACCGTGCTGGTCAACGAGCTGGTGGAACTGGCCGCCGACCGGCGCGAGGCCGAGGAGCCGACCGAGGTGCAGCTGGACGCCCTGGCCGAGCGGGTGGCCGAGCTGGCCCGCCGCCGCACCGGCCGGGAGATCGTGGTGGTCGCCCGGCCCTCGCCGGTGACCGCCCGGCCGCAGGCGCTGCAACGGGCGCTGAGCAACCTGGTCGAGAACGCCGCCAAGTTCGCCCCCGGCGACAGCCAGATCCTGCTCACCGTGGACGCCGGGCGGGTCGCCGTGCTGGACCGCGGCCCCGGCATCGACGAGGCCGACCTGGACCGGGTGTTCAACCGGTTCTACCGGGCCACCCGGGCCCGCAGCCTGCCCGGCTCGGGCCTCGGCCTGTCCATCGTGCGCGAGGTCGCGGAGAGCCACGGCGGCCGGGCCTTCGCCCACAACCGCCCCGGCGGCGGTGCCGAGATCGGCTTCACCCTGCGCACCGACCCGGTGGACCCGGCCGCGCCGACACGCCGACCGACAAATCGGACAAGAGGTTGA
- a CDS encoding response regulator transcription factor — protein MTSTVLLAEDDRAIRDSLVRLLTLEGYQVTAVADGIQALAAIHRDRPDAIVLDVMMPGIDGLAVCSVLRAENDRTPILMLTARVETSDRVAGLDAGADDYMVKPFETDELLARLRALLRRALPVPVPADPPSTQAAHPADGLIEVGDLRIDPTARRVWRQGTEIALSRTEYDLLELLARNAGIVLDHSTVYDRIWGYDFGPGSKNLAVYIGYLRRKLELPDAPALIHTVRGVGYSLREP, from the coding sequence GTGACGTCGACAGTACTTCTGGCCGAGGACGACCGGGCCATCCGCGATTCCCTGGTGCGCCTGCTGACCCTGGAGGGGTACCAGGTGACCGCCGTCGCCGACGGTATCCAGGCACTCGCCGCGATCCATCGGGACCGCCCGGACGCCATCGTCCTGGACGTGATGATGCCCGGCATCGACGGCCTCGCCGTGTGCAGCGTGCTGCGCGCCGAGAACGACCGCACCCCGATCCTGATGCTGACCGCCCGGGTGGAGACCTCCGACCGGGTGGCCGGGCTGGACGCGGGCGCGGACGACTACATGGTGAAGCCGTTCGAGACGGACGAGCTGCTGGCGCGGCTGCGCGCGCTGCTGCGCCGCGCCCTGCCGGTCCCGGTGCCGGCCGACCCGCCGTCCACCCAGGCGGCGCATCCGGCCGACGGCCTGATCGAGGTCGGCGACCTGCGGATCGACCCCACCGCCCGCCGGGTGTGGCGGCAGGGCACCGAGATCGCCCTCTCCCGCACCGAGTACGACCTGCTGGAACTGCTGGCCCGCAACGCCGGGATCGTGCTCGACCACAGCACGGTCTACGACCGGATCTGGGGCTACGACTTCGGCCCGGGATCGAAGAACCTCGCCGTGTACATCGGCTACCTGCGCCGCAAGCTGGAGCTGCCGGACGCCCCGGCGCTGATCCACACGGTCCGCGGGGTCGGCTACTCGCTGCGGGAGCCGTAG